The following are encoded together in the Daucus carota subsp. sativus chromosome 5, DH1 v3.0, whole genome shotgun sequence genome:
- the LOC135152886 gene encoding uncharacterized protein LOC135152886, which yields MLSWLSKIVIVGLFLYVMIYIFFFNNEFCCSKPNSLSSYTRLSPYPDTNVSNLVIGIASSSNFWRYRKPYIESWWKPNVTRGFIFLDRAPNEPSSLAPYRISEDTSRYNAFNRRKNPHVIRLVRVVEEIFKADNGDDVRWYVIADDDTILFLDNVAEVLRKYDHSKYFYVGMHSECTDSNALFSFNMAFGGAGYALSYPLARLVAKNLDWCLKRYPTFVGSDQIMHSCISDLGVSLTLEKGFHQIDFHQDISGLLSAHSQSLVLSLHHLDAVDPIFPSMNRLDSVKHLMKAARIDEARLLQQTICYQKHKNWSFSISWGYSIHIYEKIIPLSVLQAPLETFSRWRRPAYWPYYMFNTRPVLNNSCEAPHVFFFQSIERTRENHHETVYIRSSARGLPACSSSGNHSADHISEIRVLAPVRVHEDGSRRECCDSEETYMNSTSFKIRSCMEDEILS from the exons ATGCTGTCATGGCTATCGAAAATAGTTATTGTAGGATTATTTCTCTATGTTATGATTTACatctttttctttaacaatgaaTTTTGCTGCAGCAAGCCAAATTCACTGTCTAGTTACACCAGATTATCTCCATATCCTGATACCAATGTTAGTAATTTAGTTATTGGCATTGCAAGTTCATCAAATTTTTGGAGGTACAGAAAACCCTACATTGAATCATGGTGGAAACCTAACGTCACACGTGGCTTCATCTTCCTCGACAGAGCTCCCAATGAGCCATCTTCTCTTGCACCGTACCGGATTTCAGAGGACACTTCGAGGTACAATGCATTTAATAGGCGCAAAAATCCACATGTCATTCGATTAGTACGTGTGGTCGAGGAAATATTTAAGGCAGATAATGGAGATGATGTGAGATGGTATGTTATTGCTGATGATGACACTATACTTTTCCTCGATAATGTTGCAGAAGTTCTGAGAAAGTATGATCACAGCAAGTACTTCTATGTTGGGATGCATTCAGAGTGTACTGACTCCAATGCTTTGTTTTCATTTAATATGGCTTTTGGAGGAGCTGGTTATGCTTTGAGCTATCCTTTGGCTAGGCTAGTTGCCAAGAATTTAGACTGGTGTCTTAAAAGATATCCTACTTTCGTCGGAAGTGATCAGATTATGCATTCTTGTATCAGTGATCTTGGAGTTTCACTAACTCTAGAAAAAGGGTTTCATCAG ATTGATTTTCATCAAGACATATCTGGTTTACTATCAGCTCATTCACAGTCTCTTGTTCTTTCACTTCATCATCTTGATGCAGTAGATCCGATATTTCCTTCCATGAATCGTCTGGATTCAGTAAAGCATCTCATGAAAGCAGCAAGAATCGATGAAGCAAGGCTACTACAACAAACCATTTGTTATCAAAAGCACAAAAACTGGTCTTTCTCCATCTCTTGGGGCTACTCCATtcatatttatgagaaaatcATTCCTCTAAGCGTTCTACAAGCGCCCTTGGAGACTTTTTCTCGTTGGCGCAGACCAGCATATTGGCCATACTATATGTTTAATACTCGACCTGTTCTAAATAATTCTTGTGAAGCTCCTCATGTTTTCTTCTTCCAATCAATAGAAAGAACAAGGGAAAACCATCATGAAACAGTCTACATTCGAAGTTCAGCACGTGGATTACCTGCTTGTTCATCTAGTGGAAATCATTCTGCAGATCACATATCTGAAATCCGAGTCTTGGCACCAGTGAGGGTTCATGAG GACGGAAGTAGAAGAGAATGTTGCGACTCTGAGGAGACGTATATGAATAGTACATCATTCAAGATCAGGTCTTGTATGGAAGATGAAATATTATCCTAA
- the LOC108220615 gene encoding uncharacterized protein LOC108220615: MRISSMDECSSSQPTRPRWADDDDDNDDDLILPPRQVIGPDQDGIKKVIEHKLNDENKLVRITTTTRVRKVADARLSKRGVERRAWRKFGHAVNEEAAGAKLTVVSTEDILLERPLPYGSKREESKHQNEKEGTTLMICRSCGRKGNHWTAMCTYKDLSQPIESFSEQDVTSAKDGTKGTYVPPSLRRGAERSSGSDMKRRTEENSVRVTNLSEDTREADLNELCRAFGPVTRAYVATDHSTGMCRGFGFVNFLNREDAEKAIKVLNGYGYDNLILQVEWAAPRTNQI, encoded by the exons ATGAGAATTTCTTCTATGGATGAATGCTCTAGCAGCCAGCCAACAAGGCCTCGTTGGGCAGACGACGACGACGACAACGACGATGACTTGATTCTTCCCCCACGTCAGGTGATCGGGCCTGATCAGGATGGTATCAAGAAAGTTATTGAGCATAAGTTGAATGATGAGAACAAACTGGTCAGGATCACGACCACTACTCGAGTTCGTAAAGTGGCGGATGCAAGGCTTAGTAAGCGTGGTGTGGAGAGGAGAGCTTGGAGAAAGTTTGGACATGCTGTTAATGAAGAAGCTGCTGGTGCTAAATTGACTGTGGTTTCTACTGAGGATATTCTTCTTGAACGACCTTTGCCTTATG GTAGCAAAAGAGAAGAATCAAAGCATCAAAATGAGAAAGAAGGTACCACTCTTATGATTTGCAGAAGCTGTGGAAGGAAGGGAAATCACTGGACTGCAATGTGTACTTACAAAGATCTCTCCCAACCGATTGAAAGTTTTAGTGAGCAAGATGTAACATCTGCAAAAGACGGTACAAAAGGAACATATGTTCCTCCCAGTTTGCGACGTGGGGCAGAGAGGAGCAGTGGCTCTGATATGAAGCGCAGGACTGAAGAAAATTCAGTCCGAGTCACAAATCTATCAGAAGACACCCGCGAGGCTGACCTGAATGAGCTCTGTCGTGCTTTTGGCCCTGTTACTCGCGCTTATGTGGCCACTGACCACAGCACTGGTATGTGCAGAGGTTTTGGTTTTGTTAATTTTCTTAACAGGGAGGACGCTGAGAAAGCGATCAAGGTACTTAACGGCTATGGTTATGACAACCTCATACTCCAGGTTGAATGGGCAGCACCTAGGACTAACCAAATTTAG